A single genomic interval of Lewinellaceae bacterium harbors:
- a CDS encoding GNAT family N-acetyltransferase has translation MLTILPLAGEAITPYLDALARLRIEVFREYPYLYDGDMAYEQRYLQAFLQAPDSFLVAVLDGAEVVGASTALPLEHESANIRQPMAEAGYEVEKVFYFGESVLRREYRGRGLGVRFFEERERRARQLGRFDTLAFCAVVRPEEHPLRPEGYRPLDEFWRRRGFALTDVFCFISWQEVGEEGETPKPLRFWMKTL, from the coding sequence ATGCTCACCATCCTTCCCCTCGCCGGCGAAGCCATCACGCCTTACCTCGACGCCCTCGCCCGCCTGCGCATCGAGGTCTTCCGGGAATATCCTTACCTGTACGACGGGGACATGGCCTACGAACAGCGCTACCTGCAGGCCTTCCTCCAGGCGCCAGATAGCTTTCTGGTGGCCGTGTTGGATGGTGCGGAAGTGGTAGGCGCGTCTACTGCCCTTCCTCTGGAGCATGAGTCCGCCAACATCCGGCAGCCAATGGCGGAAGCTGGATATGAGGTAGAGAAGGTGTTCTACTTCGGAGAATCGGTGTTGCGGCGGGAATACCGCGGCCGGGGGCTGGGCGTGCGGTTTTTCGAAGAACGAGAGCGCCGCGCCCGGCAGCTGGGCCGTTTTGACACGCTGGCCTTCTGTGCCGTAGTGCGGCCGGAGGAGCACCCCCTGCGGCCCGAAGGCTATCGCCCGCTGGATGAGTTCTGGCGAAGGAGGGGCTTTGCCCTGACGGATGTGTTTTGTTTTATCAGCTGGCAGGAGGTGGGGGAGGAAGGGGAAACGCCTAAGCCGTTGCGGTTTTGGATGAAAACACTCTGA
- a CDS encoding alpha-1,4-glucan--maltose-1-phosphate maltosyltransferase has product MRNRVVIENVHPEINGGQFFIKRVPGEQVDVTADIFGDGHDHIRAALLYRHESQKRWTEIFMEEHPNDAWSVSFRVEKKGVYYYKIEGWIDHLLHWHDGFKKKYEAGQGMKVELQIGAKYLRETAKLYSKGKAEILLQFAEKLEDESAYEQAIETALSPRFAQAVFDYPMKQFQTVYDKNLQVRVGWEKELFSTWYELFPRSASTEPGRHGTFKDAEKLLPRIKEMGFDVLYFPPIHPIGKINRKGKNNAVNAGPGDPGSPWAIGSDEGGHKAIAPELGTLEDYKALIKKAGEYGIDIGFDLAFQCAPDHPYIKEHPDWFLWRPDGTIAYAENPPKKYQDIVPINFETEDWKNLWDELKSVILYWCKAGVRIFRVDNPHTKPFSFWEWAIAEVQKDYPDTIFLAEAFTRPKVMAQLAKAGFNQSYTYFTWRTTKKEMEEYLTELTQTELRDYFRPNFWPNTPDILAYELMNAGPNAFVKRFLLAATLSSNYGMYGPSYEFMENAPNTNGKEEYQNSEKYEIRHYDWNHRNRLTEVITKVNQIRKENPALQTTWNIHFTRTDNDNLMSYLKYNEDKSNIVWCIASFDVEYKQSGFIEVPKDLLGISRNVNLKVTDLISGEVFHWFNEWNYVELNPDKYPAHILLVEKQQR; this is encoded by the coding sequence ATGAGAAACCGCGTTGTTATAGAAAATGTACACCCTGAAATTAACGGCGGGCAGTTTTTTATCAAGCGCGTCCCCGGAGAACAGGTGGACGTTACGGCCGATATCTTCGGCGATGGCCACGACCACATCAGAGCCGCCTTGTTGTACCGGCACGAAAGCCAGAAGCGCTGGACTGAGATTTTTATGGAAGAGCACCCCAACGACGCCTGGTCGGTGTCTTTTCGCGTAGAAAAGAAGGGGGTTTATTATTACAAGATCGAAGGCTGGATTGACCATCTGCTGCACTGGCACGACGGGTTCAAGAAAAAGTATGAGGCCGGCCAGGGCATGAAGGTGGAACTCCAGATCGGGGCCAAATACCTTCGGGAAACGGCAAAGCTCTATTCTAAAGGCAAGGCCGAAATTTTACTGCAGTTCGCAGAGAAGCTGGAAGATGAAAGTGCCTATGAACAGGCCATTGAGACGGCCCTGAGCCCTCGTTTTGCCCAGGCCGTTTTCGATTATCCGATGAAGCAGTTCCAGACGGTATATGACAAAAACCTGCAGGTGCGCGTAGGCTGGGAAAAGGAACTGTTCAGCACCTGGTACGAACTCTTTCCCCGCTCCGCTTCCACCGAACCGGGCCGCCACGGTACTTTTAAAGATGCCGAAAAGCTGTTGCCCCGCATCAAAGAAATGGGCTTCGACGTGCTCTATTTCCCGCCCATTCACCCCATCGGGAAAATCAACCGCAAAGGCAAAAACAACGCCGTCAACGCCGGGCCCGGCGACCCGGGCTCTCCCTGGGCGATCGGCAGCGACGAGGGCGGCCACAAGGCGATCGCTCCCGAACTGGGAACCCTGGAGGACTACAAGGCCCTGATCAAAAAGGCCGGAGAATACGGCATCGACATTGGTTTTGACCTGGCCTTTCAATGCGCGCCCGACCACCCCTACATCAAAGAACATCCGGACTGGTTCCTCTGGCGGCCCGACGGCACCATCGCCTACGCCGAAAACCCGCCCAAAAAATACCAGGACATCGTCCCCATCAATTTCGAAACCGAAGACTGGAAAAACCTCTGGGATGAACTCAAAAGCGTGATCCTGTACTGGTGCAAGGCCGGCGTGCGGATTTTCCGCGTCGACAACCCCCACACCAAACCCTTCAGCTTTTGGGAATGGGCCATTGCCGAAGTTCAAAAGGATTACCCGGACACCATTTTCCTGGCCGAGGCTTTTACCCGCCCCAAAGTGATGGCGCAGTTGGCCAAGGCTGGCTTCAACCAGTCGTATACCTATTTTACCTGGCGCACCACCAAGAAGGAAATGGAAGAGTACCTCACTGAACTCACCCAAACGGAGCTGCGCGACTACTTCCGCCCCAACTTCTGGCCCAATACGCCGGATATCCTGGCCTACGAGCTGATGAACGCCGGCCCCAACGCCTTCGTCAAACGTTTCTTGCTGGCGGCCACCCTGTCTTCCAACTACGGCATGTACGGCCCCTCCTATGAGTTTATGGAAAATGCCCCCAATACCAACGGCAAGGAAGAGTACCAGAATTCCGAAAAATACGAGATTCGCCATTACGACTGGAACCACCGCAACCGCCTCACCGAAGTGATCACCAAGGTCAACCAAATCCGCAAGGAAAACCCCGCCCTGCAGACGACCTGGAACATCCACTTCACCCGCACCGACAACGACAACCTGATGAGCTACCTCAAATACAACGAGGATAAAAGCAACATCGTCTGGTGCATTGCCAGCTTCGACGTCGAGTACAAACAGAGCGGCTTCATCGAAGTGCCGAAAGACCTGCTGGGCATCAGCCGCAACGTCAACCTCAAAGTGACCGACCTGATCAGCGGGGAGGTATTCCACTGGTTCAATGAATGGAACTACGTAGAACTCAACCCGGATAAGTACCCGGCTCATATATTGCTGGTGGAGAAGCAGCAGCGGTAG
- a CDS encoding porin family protein — protein sequence MKTMKQSAKLLFTLLAVAVLSLPAIAQVKVNPKVGVNFSGVDAQLQDITAEARVGWNAGLDLRVGNGFLFFSPGAHYYSYTARLIQNVEGPNDVKFEDETTIQNLKVPVNLGLRLTGDNGLIGLHVKGGVVPTMVLGVTEKQDFSFNKDDLNTFTLGANVGAGIDFLVFTLDANYEIGLNDFFKDAEGRNNMLTVSLGLKF from the coding sequence ATGAAAACCATGAAACAATCTGCAAAGCTCCTTTTCACCCTATTGGCAGTTGCGGTTCTTTCCCTCCCGGCAATAGCTCAGGTCAAGGTCAACCCCAAGGTTGGCGTCAACTTTTCCGGCGTGGATGCGCAATTACAGGACATCACTGCCGAAGCCCGGGTAGGCTGGAACGCCGGCCTCGACCTGCGCGTTGGCAACGGGTTCCTCTTCTTTAGCCCGGGCGCTCACTACTACAGTTACACCGCGCGGCTGATCCAGAATGTCGAAGGGCCCAACGATGTGAAATTCGAGGATGAAACGACCATCCAAAACCTCAAAGTACCGGTCAATCTTGGCCTGCGGCTGACCGGGGACAACGGCCTGATCGGCCTGCACGTGAAAGGCGGGGTGGTGCCGACCATGGTCCTGGGCGTCACGGAAAAGCAGGACTTCTCCTTCAACAAGGACGACCTCAATACCTTTACCCTCGGCGCCAACGTCGGGGCGGGCATCGACTTCCTGGTCTTTACCCTGGACGCCAACTACGAGATCGGCCTCAACGACTTCTTTAAGGATGCCGAAGGCAGGAACAATATGCTGACGGTCAGCCTGGGGCTGAAGTTCTAA
- a CDS encoding TIR domain-containing protein, which translates to MKVERKIYISYHEKEEKFAELLTQHLRPLLSNQNYIKLLQKANILGEERMSGIESFIVEADIIIVLVSLNYINYCEEEMKLIETKKCRKKVKIFNVHLNRCFWQKTFLKDFVSLPFNSEYSTFSTCQNENNFWFEVAWGIEKVLELLDSKPKKFRISVNVPISPSPVRAGDTGIGYDESSVFETDDSIEITDSKEGDILFKISGDSMKPVYSDGDYVLCRRVLDKSDLKESKKYVFKTRDRGYFLKYFKTTDKSNISLVSANKETEAFKVPKEDILEVWQVVKSIKIADE; encoded by the coding sequence GTGAAGGTCGAAAGAAAAATATATATCTCCTATCACGAAAAAGAAGAAAAGTTCGCTGAACTTCTTACCCAACATCTGCGCCCCTTATTGTCTAATCAAAACTACATAAAATTACTTCAAAAGGCAAATATTCTTGGGGAGGAAAGAATGAGTGGCATCGAATCTTTCATTGTTGAGGCAGATATTATTATTGTTCTGGTAAGCCTGAACTATATCAATTACTGTGAGGAGGAGATGAAATTAATAGAAACAAAAAAGTGTAGAAAAAAAGTAAAAATATTTAACGTACACCTAAATCGTTGTTTTTGGCAAAAAACATTCCTCAAGGATTTCGTATCTTTGCCTTTTAATTCAGAATATTCCACTTTTTCCACTTGCCAGAACGAAAATAATTTCTGGTTTGAGGTAGCTTGGGGGATAGAAAAAGTGCTTGAATTATTGGATTCGAAACCGAAGAAATTTAGAATTTCCGTAAATGTTCCAATTTCTCCTTCTCCTGTACGTGCAGGAGACACAGGCATTGGATACGATGAATCTTCTGTTTTTGAAACAGATGATTCTATTGAGATTACTGATTCCAAGGAAGGTGATATCTTGTTTAAGATCAGCGGGGATAGCATGAAACCAGTATATAGTGATGGTGATTATGTTCTTTGTAGAAGGGTTCTTGATAAAAGCGACCTTAAGGAATCGAAGAAATATGTTTTTAAGACAAGAGATAGAGGTTACTTCTTAAAGTACTTTAAAACAACCGATAAAAGTAACATCTCCTTAGTTTCAGCAAATAAAGAAACGGAAGCATTTAAAGTACCGAAGGAAGATATTTTAGAAGTTTGGCAAGTAGTAAAGAGTATAAAAATAGCTGATGAATAG
- the mmuM gene encoding homocysteine S-methyltransferase translates to MVPEKLLHQQKAIILDGALATELEARGAELNDPLWSARILLEQPEKIRQLHLDYFLAGADVATTASYQASFEGFRRRGLSEPEARALMRRSVELAKEARELFWAAPENRAGRMYPLIAASVGPYGAFLADGSEYRGQYGRSVQELADWHRPRMKALLEAEPDILACETIPCPEEAEALLLLLEEFPEARAWLSFSCRDGLHISQGELFRDVVKMADGSPQVLAAGINCTAPRYISSLLEEARSVTEKPLVAYPNSGERWDAARHCWIEGGREEGFGILPLEWHALGARLIGGCCRTGGEDVRRVREVVLEF, encoded by the coding sequence ATGGTTCCCGAAAAGCTACTCCACCAACAAAAAGCCATCATCCTCGACGGCGCCCTGGCCACCGAGCTGGAAGCCCGCGGGGCGGAACTGAACGATCCGCTCTGGTCCGCCAGGATTCTGCTGGAACAGCCTGAGAAAATCCGCCAACTGCACCTGGACTATTTCCTGGCGGGGGCGGACGTTGCCACCACTGCCAGCTACCAGGCCAGCTTTGAAGGCTTCCGGCGCCGGGGGCTTTCAGAACCGGAGGCCCGGGCGTTGATGCGCCGCAGCGTGGAATTGGCGAAGGAAGCCCGGGAATTGTTCTGGGCGGCGCCGGAGAACCGGGCGGGAAGGATGTATCCGCTCATCGCCGCTTCGGTTGGCCCTTATGGCGCTTTTCTGGCCGACGGGTCGGAATACCGGGGCCAATACGGGCGAAGTGTTCAGGAACTCGCCGACTGGCACCGCCCCAGGATGAAAGCCTTACTGGAAGCCGAACCCGATATCCTGGCCTGCGAGACCATCCCCTGCCCGGAGGAGGCCGAAGCGTTGTTGCTGCTGCTGGAGGAATTTCCGGAGGCCCGGGCCTGGCTGAGCTTCAGTTGCCGCGATGGTTTACACATCAGCCAGGGGGAATTGTTCAGGGATGTGGTAAAAATGGCAGATGGCTCGCCACAGGTGCTGGCGGCAGGGATTAACTGCACCGCTCCCCGGTACATCAGCTCCTTGCTGGAGGAAGCCCGGAGCGTAACCGAGAAACCCCTGGTGGCCTATCCCAACAGCGGCGAACGCTGGGATGCCGCCCGCCATTGCTGGATCGAGGGCGGGCGGGAAGAAGGTTTTGGCATCTTGCCGCTGGAGTGGCATGCCCTCGGCGCCCGCCTCATCGGCGGCTGCTGCCGGACGGGGGGGGAGGATGTGAGGAGGGTACGGGAGGTTGTGCTGGAATTTTGA
- a CDS encoding universal stress protein, whose protein sequence is MKNILFPTDFSDAAEKAFIYALHLADKVGATITLLHVYIKPEVKGMLPHTLSEFYASYDLDEFQNYKDSIPPLREIQQANGFSHVNVVHLLKPGSKIVPNIIQTAKEEAADMIIMGTTGARGLKGIFLGSIAGEVLENAECPVMAIPEKAVFDGEIDHLAFTTTFKEEEKKALEKVIGLLSSFHPEIHCINVDLAHTESITHRMDAFKASFQDKGNLFFHVLEDNDLKKAITDFLEEKQIDVLAMVTHKRNFLEELFSYSRTKMMSYHSHTPVLSIPAHTLEG, encoded by the coding sequence ATGAAAAACATCCTCTTTCCTACCGACTTTTCCGACGCTGCTGAAAAGGCTTTCATTTATGCGCTCCACCTGGCAGACAAGGTGGGTGCCACAATCACCCTTCTGCACGTTTACATCAAACCCGAGGTGAAGGGAATGCTGCCCCATACCCTGAGTGAATTCTATGCTTCCTACGACCTGGATGAATTCCAAAACTACAAGGACTCCATTCCGCCGTTGCGGGAAATACAGCAGGCCAATGGCTTTTCCCACGTCAATGTCGTGCACCTGTTGAAGCCCGGAAGCAAAATCGTACCCAACATCATTCAAACTGCCAAAGAGGAAGCGGCGGATATGATCATAATGGGCACGACGGGCGCCCGAGGGTTGAAAGGAATTTTCCTGGGCAGCATCGCCGGCGAGGTGCTGGAAAATGCAGAATGCCCGGTAATGGCCATTCCTGAAAAAGCGGTATTCGACGGAGAGATCGACCATCTGGCATTTACCACCACCTTTAAGGAGGAGGAGAAAAAGGCGCTGGAAAAGGTGATCGGCCTGTTGTCTTCTTTTCATCCCGAGATTCATTGCATCAACGTAGATCTTGCTCATACCGAATCCATCACCCACCGAATGGATGCGTTCAAGGCCAGTTTCCAGGATAAGGGCAATCTCTTCTTCCACGTTCTGGAGGATAATGACCTGAAAAAAGCGATCACGGATTTTCTGGAAGAGAAGCAAATCGATGTGCTGGCTATGGTCACCCACAAACGCAACTTCCTGGAAGAACTCTTCAGCTACAGCCGCACCAAGATGATGTCTTATCATTCCCATACGCCGGTGCTCTCTATCCCGGCGCATACTTTGGAGGGCTGA
- a CDS encoding peptidase C1, with amino-acid sequence MPIRMEKDDPQPQSGGGGGGNSGGGGSNALIKFLPLILMFLFKRPKLLIPILLVGGVWYFFLGGNEMLSGGGGGATEEYDTSDFSLGASLNQEIYDRAKVFEPVSYGYSGQSGLPARASLAQYAPQRRHQGKQGSCVGWASAYAARTILEAETTGQNPNNVAFSPAYLYNQIALTGCQGAYMLEAMKTMQQYGGLPFSQFRYDERTCNNEPSSSQKQMGAQFRIQGFDRLTVGASQYKPDLTGIKQHLAQGYPVVIGMMVGGSFMGPMMGQPLWQPSQRDYGMPGFGGHAMCVIGYDDNMQGGAFQIMNSWGEEWGERGIGWVKYRDFEHFTKEAYGVYPVATQQDKSRMAVEFGLVDVNTKNTIGLFKKDDGSTFRTIKPIKKGDKFKVLVANSIECFIYVFGQETDGSSYVLFPYTEKHSAYCGITGTRVFPKDYSMTADEIGNKDFIAIVVSKEEIDFQQFNSRLNASRAGDYAGKLRDALGNSRATDLQFKAGKTVAFEANTESKSAVGMVIEIDKE; translated from the coding sequence ATGCCAATAAGAATGGAAAAAGACGACCCGCAACCTCAATCCGGCGGCGGCGGCGGGGGGAACTCCGGCGGGGGCGGCTCCAACGCACTGATCAAATTTCTTCCGCTCATCCTGATGTTCCTCTTCAAGAGGCCCAAGTTGCTGATTCCCATCTTGTTGGTGGGAGGGGTATGGTACTTCTTCCTCGGCGGCAATGAAATGCTGAGCGGAGGGGGAGGGGGCGCCACTGAAGAGTACGACACCTCCGATTTTTCGCTGGGCGCCTCCCTCAACCAGGAAATTTACGACCGCGCCAAAGTCTTTGAGCCGGTCTCCTACGGGTACAGCGGCCAGAGCGGGCTGCCGGCCCGTGCTTCTTTGGCGCAGTACGCTCCGCAGCGGCGCCATCAAGGGAAGCAGGGTTCCTGTGTGGGCTGGGCCAGCGCCTACGCCGCCCGCACCATACTGGAGGCGGAAACCACCGGCCAGAACCCCAATAATGTGGCGTTCAGCCCGGCTTATCTCTACAACCAGATCGCCCTCACCGGCTGCCAGGGCGCCTACATGCTGGAGGCGATGAAAACCATGCAACAGTATGGAGGCCTGCCTTTCAGCCAGTTTCGCTACGATGAGCGGACCTGCAACAACGAACCGTCCAGCAGCCAGAAGCAAATGGGGGCCCAGTTTCGCATTCAGGGCTTTGACCGGCTTACCGTAGGCGCCAGCCAGTACAAGCCCGACCTTACCGGCATCAAGCAGCACCTGGCACAGGGCTATCCCGTGGTGATCGGCATGATGGTGGGCGGCTCCTTCATGGGCCCTATGATGGGGCAACCGCTCTGGCAGCCCAGCCAGCGAGATTATGGCATGCCTGGCTTCGGCGGGCACGCCATGTGCGTCATCGGCTACGACGACAACATGCAGGGCGGCGCTTTCCAGATCATGAACAGTTGGGGCGAGGAATGGGGCGAGCGCGGCATCGGCTGGGTAAAATACCGCGATTTCGAGCACTTCACCAAAGAAGCCTACGGCGTTTACCCCGTCGCTACTCAACAGGATAAAAGCCGCATGGCCGTCGAGTTCGGCTTGGTGGATGTCAATACCAAAAACACCATCGGCCTGTTCAAAAAAGACGACGGCTCCACTTTCCGCACCATCAAACCCATTAAAAAAGGCGATAAGTTCAAAGTGCTGGTGGCCAACTCCATCGAATGTTTCATCTACGTCTTCGGCCAGGAAACGGATGGATCCAGTTATGTCCTGTTCCCCTATACCGAAAAGCATTCCGCCTACTGCGGCATCACCGGCACCCGCGTCTTCCCGAAAGACTACTCCATGACCGCCGACGAGATCGGCAATAAAGATTTTATAGCCATTGTAGTCAGCAAAGAGGAGATCGATTTCCAGCAGTTCAACAGCCGCCTCAACGCCAGCCGGGCCGGCGACTACGCGGGCAAACTGCGCGACGCCCTGGGCAACTCGCGCGCGACTGACCTGCAGTTTAAAGCGGGCAAAACGGTGGCCTTCGAAGCCAATACGGAAAGCAAAAGCGCGGTGGGAATGGTGATTGAGATTGATAAGGAGTGA
- a CDS encoding VWA domain-containing protein has translation MKKLLLYTLGLALALASCTSEEDGLQESRCANCDIAGNYSNTGFTGDGAFAGGGENYNEIVENPFILTEEEPTSTFSIDADGASFSNVRRFLNKNQLPPADAIRTEELVNYFNYNYEAPAGAHPIALNGEVSACPWAPEHRLVRIGIRGKEIPEAALPPSNMVLLIDVSGSMSSEDKLHLLKESFKLFVDELSGEDRIAIVTYAGQAGLLLPSTPGNQKALIKAAIDKLGAGGSTAGAQGIITAYDIALENFIEGGNNRVILGTDGDFNVGISSQEELVSLIEEKRDRGIFLTVLGVGTGNLNDAMLEQIADNGNGTYEYIDNLEQAKKVFIYEFGKFYTVAKDVKVQVDFNPSVVHSYRLIGYENRLLENEDFEDDQKDAGEIGAGQSITALYEVVPADGSSTLNVPTFSIDFRYKLPEDDFSNLLNLEVMDEGHAFSQASENMRFAAAVASFGLLLRDSEYQGETSYEQIREWAAGAVGFDPFGFRQEFLGLVERAGNL, from the coding sequence ATGAAAAAACTATTGCTTTACACCCTTGGGCTGGCCCTGGCCCTGGCCAGTTGCACCAGCGAAGAAGATGGACTACAGGAAAGCCGCTGCGCTAACTGCGACATAGCGGGGAACTATTCTAATACTGGATTCACAGGCGACGGCGCCTTTGCCGGAGGCGGTGAAAATTACAACGAGATCGTAGAAAACCCCTTCATTCTAACCGAAGAAGAACCCACCTCCACCTTCTCCATCGATGCCGACGGGGCCTCTTTCAGCAACGTTCGCCGTTTTCTGAACAAAAACCAGCTGCCGCCCGCAGACGCCATCCGAACTGAAGAACTGGTCAACTATTTCAACTACAACTATGAAGCGCCAGCCGGCGCACATCCGATTGCGCTGAACGGAGAGGTCAGCGCCTGCCCCTGGGCGCCGGAGCACCGCCTGGTGCGCATCGGCATCCGGGGAAAAGAGATTCCCGAAGCCGCGCTGCCGCCCTCCAACATGGTATTGCTGATCGATGTATCCGGCTCGATGTCCAGTGAAGATAAACTGCACTTGCTCAAGGAGAGCTTCAAGCTTTTTGTGGACGAATTGTCGGGCGAGGACCGCATAGCCATCGTCACCTACGCAGGGCAGGCGGGCCTGTTGCTGCCCTCGACGCCAGGCAATCAGAAAGCGCTGATCAAAGCAGCGATCGACAAGCTGGGCGCGGGAGGCTCCACCGCCGGGGCGCAGGGCATCATCACCGCCTACGATATTGCCCTGGAAAATTTCATCGAGGGAGGAAACAACCGGGTGATACTGGGCACGGACGGCGACTTCAACGTCGGCATTTCCAGCCAGGAGGAACTGGTAAGCCTCATCGAGGAAAAGCGCGACCGGGGCATTTTCCTTACCGTTCTGGGCGTCGGCACGGGCAACCTCAACGACGCCATGCTGGAACAGATAGCCGATAATGGCAACGGCACTTACGAATACATCGACAACCTGGAGCAGGCCAAAAAGGTGTTCATCTACGAGTTCGGCAAGTTTTATACCGTGGCCAAGGACGTCAAAGTGCAGGTGGATTTCAACCCCAGCGTGGTGCATTCCTACCGCCTGATCGGCTACGAAAACCGCTTGCTGGAGAACGAAGATTTCGAGGACGACCAGAAGGACGCCGGAGAAATCGGCGCCGGGCAGAGCATCACCGCCCTGTACGAAGTCGTTCCCGCCGACGGGAGCAGCACCCTCAACGTGCCCACCTTCTCCATCGATTTCCGTTATAAACTCCCGGAGGATGATTTCAGCAACCTCCTCAACCTGGAGGTGATGGACGAAGGCCATGCCTTCAGCCAGGCTTCGGAAAATATGCGCTTTGCCGCTGCCGTGGCCAGCTTCGGCCTCTTGCTGCGCGACTCGGAATACCAGGGCGAGACTTCTTATGAGCAAATCCGCGAATGGGCGGCCGGCGCTGTGGGTTTCGACCCCTTCGGTTTCCGTCAGGAGTTCCTTGGACTGGTGGAAAGGGCCGGCAATTTGTAA
- the fabG gene encoding 3-oxoacyl-[acyl-carrier-protein] reductase, with the protein MKLLEGKVALVTGGSRGIGAAIARRFAEQGADVAFTYRSSAEQANAVAAGLAELGVKAQAYQSDAGSYQAAEALASAVLQEFGKVDILVNNAGITRDNLMLRMTEEMWDEVMQANLKSIFNLTKHLLRPMMKNRGGSIINMSSIVGLTGNAGQANYAASKAGIIGFTKSIAKEMGSRSIRCNAIAPGFIETDMTDALDEKVKEGYLANIPMKRLGKAEEVADVCVFLGSDLSTYVSGQVISVCGALNT; encoded by the coding sequence ATGAAATTACTCGAAGGGAAAGTAGCCCTGGTCACCGGCGGGTCGCGCGGTATTGGCGCGGCCATCGCCCGCCGATTTGCCGAACAGGGCGCCGATGTCGCCTTTACCTACCGCTCTTCGGCCGAACAAGCTAACGCCGTAGCTGCCGGGCTGGCCGAACTGGGCGTGAAGGCCCAAGCTTATCAGTCGGACGCCGGTTCTTACCAGGCGGCCGAAGCGCTGGCCAGCGCCGTACTGCAGGAATTCGGCAAGGTTGACATCCTGGTCAACAACGCAGGCATCACCCGCGACAACCTCATGCTGCGCATGACCGAAGAGATGTGGGATGAGGTGATGCAGGCCAACCTCAAGTCCATCTTCAACCTGACCAAACACCTCCTACGGCCTATGATGAAAAACCGCGGCGGCAGCATCATCAACATGAGTTCTATCGTTGGGCTGACGGGCAACGCCGGGCAGGCCAACTACGCCGCTTCCAAAGCCGGCATCATCGGCTTTACCAAGTCGATCGCCAAAGAGATGGGCTCGCGCAGCATTCGCTGCAACGCCATTGCCCCCGGCTTTATAGAAACCGACATGACGGATGCGCTGGATGAAAAAGTGAAGGAAGGGTACCTGGCCAACATCCCCATGAAACGGCTGGGCAAGGCCGAAGAGGTAGCCGACGTTTGCGTTTTCCTGGGCTCTGATCTTTCTACCTATGTCTCCGGGCAGGTGATCAGCGTTTGCGGCGCTTTGAACACTTGA